In a single window of the Drosophila albomicans strain 15112-1751.03 chromosome 3, ASM965048v2, whole genome shotgun sequence genome:
- the LOC117570129 gene encoding protein seele, giving the protein MSTIKLFVCCMMLVALAMGQEQGYSFTSKEVKCHVCKATVQELEDAIAKEDPKKMVDVSGFRLDASGNSITKRVRFIKSEMFLTELMEKICDKMEDYLKATYKNNGKFTLLKMIIDGKMNPDSSLVDFVQDGDLNKSLGHFCLEVLEDNEETFLKAFQAEELGNDLDIKICSEQAKYCDDAPVQDEYNFEGKEEL; this is encoded by the exons ATGTCGACgataaaattgtttgtatgCTGCATGATGCTAGTTGCACTAGCTATGGGCCAGGAGCAAGGCTACAGCTTCACATCAAAAGAGGTCAAATGCCACG TTTGCAAAGCAACGGTTCAGGAACTTGAGGATGCAATTGCCAAAGAGGATCCCAAGAAGATGGTTGACGTGAGCGGTTTCCGCTTGGACGCCAGTGGAAATTCAATCACCAAACGAGTGCGCTTCATCAAATCTGAAATGTTCTTGACCGAGCTCATGGAAAAGATTT GTGACAAAATGGAGGATTATCTGAAGGCCACCTACAAAAACAATGGGAAATTCACTTTGCTCAAGATGATCATCGATGGCAAAATGAATCCCGATTCCTCGCTCGTTGATTTTGTTCAGGACGGTGATCTGAATAAGAGTCTTGGACACTTTTGCCTGGAGGTGCTGGAAGACAATGAGGAAACGTTTTTGAAAGCATTCCAAGCCGAAGAGCTGGGCAATGATTTGGATATTAAGATCTGCTCGGAACAGGCTAAATATTGTGATGACGCGCCCGTACAGGATGAATACAACTTTGAGGGCAAGGAAGAACTGTGA
- the LOC117570131 gene encoding cytochrome c oxidase subunit 7C, mitochondrial, which produces MLGRSSVIARNFSQSMVRYSGHGGVPGENLPFSLQNKYRITALFTIGCVLGFGSPFLIVRHQLLKK; this is translated from the exons ATGTTGGGCCGCAGCAGTGTTATTGCACGTAACTTCTCCCAATCCATGGTCCGCTATAGCGGCCACGGTGGTGTTCCCGGTGAG AACTTGCCCTTCAGCCTGCAGAACAAGTATAGGATCACCGCTCTATTCACCATCGGCTGTGTTTTGGGCTTTGGCTCTCCCTTCTTGATCGTCAGACATCAGCTGTTGAAGAAGTAA
- the LOC117570130 gene encoding cytochrome c oxidase subunit 7C, mitochondrial, whose translation MLEMRNIFSPLVRRMSGYPGGVPGLNMPFRRGMESPLRFTFFWLVLGTIGFGAPFLVIRHQMLRNVSDPPPEEKDT comes from the exons atgCTTGAGATGCGCAACATATTTTCGCCGCTGGTTCGCCGGATGTCCGGTTATCCAGGCGGCGTTCCGGGCTTA AACATGCCTTTTCGCCGTGGCATGGAAAGTCCTTTGCGCTTCACTTTCTTCTGGTTGGTATTGGGAACTATTGGATTTGGAGCTCCATTTCTGGTTATACGCCATCAAATGCTGCGCAATGTATCCGACCCACC TCCTGAAGAAAAGGATACCtag